Below is a window of Mycobacterium dioxanotrophicus DNA.
AGCGCGTTCTCCTGCGCGTACGTGTAACTCGCAGCCTTCACGCCCGCCTCGGGGTCGCTGGCCAGCACCGCGTACATGTTGGCCAACTGGCTCTTCTGGTCGAAATGATGGACCCCAGGGATGGTTTCGGCGCCGGCGAAGGTGCTGTAGTACGGCGCCAGATCGTCGGCGAGGTTGCGCATCAGATCGGGATTGAGCTGACCGGCCGAAATCTTGTCCTGATAGCCGGGGACCCGCAGCAGGTCCTTCTTGTGATCGGCCATGTAATCGGCTGTGGCTTCGGCGATTTGACCGTGCAGCTGAGCGTTCTTGGTGTCCACCGGGTCACCCGGCTTGGCGACGGCATCGTCGGCGGTGGTGTGGAACAACTCGGAGACCGTCTTGCCGTTGTCAGGCCACTCGTGCTGGAAGATGTCTCCGACCAACCGCTGACCGGTGTGCGGATCGGTCACGGCCGCCGCGACGGCGAACTTGTCGTCGCCGACCGAGTGGAACATCTGCTCGGTGATCTGCTCCTTCTTCGGGTCGGCGCCGTGACCGTCGATGGAGAACATCGTCGTGTCCTTCGGGCCGGTCTCGGCGCGTACCTGCGCGTCGAGATACTGGCCCGCGACATCCATGACCTTGCCGTCGAGGCTCGAGCCGGCCCGCATGTTGGCGTCGCCCATCCCCGCGATCCGGGCGATGGCCTGGTTGGTGCCGACGCCGTTGACGTTGATGGTGTTGAAAAGGATCGGGAACCCGGTGCTCTGGGTGCCCGCCATGGTGGATCCGTACTGCACCAGGTCTTTACGGGTCAGCGAGTCGCGCATCTTCTGCGGGAGCAGGTTGAAACCGCCGTTGGTCGGGACGTCGACGTTGCCTTCGACCGACGCCGTCACGCGACCGTTGGACGCGATCTGGAACGTGTTGGCCATGCCCGTGCGGGCATCGGTGGGCAGCGAGTTGAGCAGTTTCTCGATGTCTTCGGGTGACTTGCCGTCCAGGGAGCGCATCAGGGCGTTGATGTATTCCATCTGCGACGCCGGAATGTCCACGGGCTCACCGGATTGCAGCGCCTTGAGCTGCTCGGGGGTCAGTGAGCCCGCTTCCTTGAGGCGCTGCAGCACATCCGGCGGGATCTTCCCGCTCTGCAAGGCCTGACCATCGGAGGTGCCCTGCTGGCCGCTGAGCGACGCCGGATTGGTGAACTTCGAGATCAGGTTGGCGGCCAGCCCGTTGATGGTCTTGGCCCCGTTGGAGTCCGCGGTGACCAAGGCGTTGACCAGAGTGGTGAGCTCACCGGCGTACTGCCGGGCCAGCGCGGCGCGCTGCCCGGTGTCCTTGATGCCGGACGTGTCGGTCACCGACCAGTTGTCCCCGACGGTGAACTGCTGCCCGGAGATGGCGATGACCTTGTTGAGCACATTGGTACGGGCCGTGCCGATGTCGGTCGCGACGCCGCGCGCGGTCTTGGCCGCACCCTGCAACT
It encodes the following:
- a CDS encoding TPR repeat region-containing protein, whose product is MTVGFTKSQVQNMDPNVVSNIAAGWDKLGTTLEQKFDSYVSLVKNTASGGYWEGKAAEAAQNRAGDDRKVAVKLVDELQGAAKTARGVATDIGTARTNVLNKVIAISGQQFTVGDNWSVTDTSGIKDTGQRAALARQYAGELTTLVNALVTADSNGAKTINGLAANLISKFTNPASLSGQQGTSDGQALQSGKIPPDVLQRLKEAGSLTPEQLKALQSGEPVDIPASQMEYINALMRSLDGKSPEDIEKLLNSLPTDARTGMANTFQIASNGRVTASVEGNVDVPTNGGFNLLPQKMRDSLTRKDLVQYGSTMAGTQSTGFPILFNTINVNGVGTNQAIARIAGMGDANMRAGSSLDGKVMDVAGQYLDAQVRAETGPKDTTMFSIDGHGADPKKEQITEQMFHSVGDDKFAVAAAVTDPHTGQRLVGDIFQHEWPDNGKTVSELFHTTADDAVAKPGDPVDTKNAQLHGQIAEATADYMADHKKDLLRVPGYQDKISAGQLNPDLMRNLADDLAPYYSTFAGAETIPGVHHFDQKSQLANMYAVLASDPEAGVKAASYTYAQENALAAQYGSGNGVSTYGQLAGQMHSALVDGTLDAKTTMGQNDVYNAQWQYAVNSANFDTAKSVATTAFDAAGMKPGKWAVDIIAPQAKLALMGIVDQQAVTNPQNGVPYQHATNEVDSSVTMQNVLNGLESKDPAVVNDPALASLRETEPDGDVHLVVQGLTEQELLKDRLKAAYGIDLEQWTNEYDVGARAGVIQSKSGK